A region from the Leguminivora glycinivorella isolate SPB_JAAS2020 chromosome 3, LegGlyc_1.1, whole genome shotgun sequence genome encodes:
- the LOC125242701 gene encoding uncharacterized protein LOC125242701, protein MAEDKELIAKRASYKGRLTMFEKYMDDLDVASLTSAEVNELQLRMAKIESLYGHYDEVQLKLECSSNNSEAQLNERAEFESRYFKLLSHAQDILAKHTKNQESDFNSAASEQSSRKGNNKLVRLPTIQLPKYNGSYENWLGFRDTFTSLIHSNDNIDDINKFHYLRTSLEASAAVVIQSVEFSSDNYALAWQLLCDRFNNKRQLLQNHVSALFNIEPITRESSSHIKRVIDQVNKNLRSLETLGEPVKEWSTLLIHIISQKLDSKSFREWEEFKGGLDKNKTVTFEEFRTFLQNRADLLETLELSSNQSLHNTKGVTKIKTMIAVQEKVGNNINKTQPPAIKPCPSCKGDHCLSNCAQFLALSNTARLQLLPTYKVCFNCFRGGHYANHCKKPGCKICKRKHHTLIHVSEGIHNRSTLNSDNCTGVISGVDKQTAPALPVPSSAEPAQVALSANVSPSTSSSY, encoded by the coding sequence ATGGCTGAAGATAAAGAGTTAATCGCCAAGCGGGCCAGCTATAAAGGTCGACTAACcatgtttgaaaaatatatggatGATTTGGACGTTGCTTCATTAACATCGGCTGAGGTAAATGAATTGCAATTACGTATGGCTAAAATTGAATCATTGTATGGTCATTACGACGAGGTTCAATTAAAACTTGAGTGCAGCTCAAACAACTCCGAGGCTCAGTTAAATGAGCGGGCAGAgtttgaaagtaggtattttaaattactTTCCCATGCGCAAGATATACTAGCCAAACATACAAAAAATCAAGAATCGGATTTTAATTCGGCCGCAAGTGAGCAGTCATCACGTAAGGGAAATAATAAGCTTGTTCGGTTACCGACAATTCAATTGCCAAAATACAATGGCTCATATGAGAATTGGTTAGGTTTTCGCGACACCTTTACTAGCCTGATACACTCTAACGACAATATAGACGATATAAATAAATTCCATTACCTTAGGACTTCCCTGGAGGCTTCCGCCGCAGTCGTCATACAGTCGGTGGAATTCTCGTCAGACAACTATGCCCTGGCATGGCAGCTTCTATGTGATCGTTTCAACAACAAGCGTCAGTTGCTGCAAAATCATGTATCAGCATTGTTCAACATTGAACCGATCACACGAGAATCTTCTAGTCACATTAAGAGGGTCATAGATCAGGTTAACAAGAACCTGCGTTCTCTAGAAACACTAGGCGAGCCAGTTAAAGAATGGTCTACACTTCTCATACACATAATTTCACAGAAGTTAGATTCAAAGTCATTTCGCGAGTGGGAGGAGTTCAAGGGTGGTTtagacaaaaataaaactgttacTTTCGAGGAGTTtcgaactttcttacaaaaccGTGCTGATTTACTCGAAACACTCGAACTATCGTCTAATCAGTCACTTCACAACACTAAAGGTgtaactaaaattaaaactatgatAGCAGTGCAGGAAAAAGTAGGTAATAACATCAACAAAACTCAGCCGCCAGCGATTAAGCCGTGTCCGAGTTGTAAGGGCGATCATTGTTTATCAAACTGTGCGCAATTCCTCGCGTTAAGTAATACAGCCCgattacaattattacctacttataaggTTTGTTTTAACTGCTTTAGAGGTGGTCATTATGCCAATCACTGTAAGAAACCTGGTTGCAAAATATGTAAACGTAAACACCATACGTTAATTCACGTATCGGAAGGCATACATAATCGATCGACATTAAATAGCGATAATTGCACGGGCGTTATCAGCGGGGTCGACAAACAGACTGCGCCCGCGCTTCCAGTCCCCTCCAGCGCCGAGCCGGCCCAGGTTGCATTGTCAGCGAATGTTTCCCCGAGTACTTCTTCCTCATACTGA